In Geotalea uraniireducens, one genomic interval encodes:
- a CDS encoding NADH:flavin oxidoreductase gives MRKVFDETKINHLLIRNRLVRSATWEGMCRDDGRPTRKLVEYYRTLARGGVGLLITGYAFIRRDGRQMPGQLGAHAADFADEMHGLAAAVHEEGGKICLQLVHCGGQTVAHAAGAQPVAPMAVQADQFPELPRALPVEEIAELVELFAAAARRAKEWGFDAVQLHAAHGFLINQFLSPLTNQRPDRYGGPLENRSRFLLEICQAVRSAVGPDFPLLIKLNGDDNLPGGFGLDDAVQVARMLDDEGIDAIEVSGGTPASGEFTPVRQEIETREQEAYNLPFAYRIKNVVSCPVMVVGGIRSLDVAEGIIRREEADYISLSRPLIREPNLPRRWQEGNEARARCISCNGCFKPGLSEHGIYCVVDRIEQESRGRTL, from the coding sequence ATGAGAAAGGTATTCGACGAAACGAAGATCAATCACCTGCTCATCCGCAACCGGCTGGTCCGTTCCGCCACCTGGGAAGGGATGTGCCGTGACGACGGTCGGCCAACCAGGAAGCTCGTCGAATACTACCGCACCCTCGCCCGGGGAGGAGTGGGACTGCTCATCACCGGTTACGCCTTCATCCGCCGTGACGGCCGGCAGATGCCGGGCCAGTTGGGCGCCCATGCCGCCGACTTTGCCGACGAAATGCACGGGCTGGCCGCAGCAGTCCACGAGGAGGGGGGAAAGATCTGCCTCCAGCTGGTGCATTGCGGCGGCCAGACCGTCGCCCATGCCGCCGGCGCCCAACCGGTGGCGCCGATGGCCGTCCAGGCGGACCAATTCCCCGAACTGCCCCGGGCATTACCGGTCGAGGAAATCGCCGAGCTGGTCGAGCTGTTCGCCGCCGCCGCCCGGCGCGCGAAGGAATGGGGGTTCGATGCGGTCCAACTCCACGCCGCGCATGGCTTTCTGATCAACCAGTTCCTTTCGCCGCTGACCAACCAGCGCCCCGACCGGTACGGCGGCCCGCTCGAAAACCGCAGCCGCTTTCTGCTGGAGATCTGCCAGGCGGTGCGATCCGCCGTCGGTCCGGATTTCCCGCTGCTGATCAAGCTGAATGGTGACGACAACCTGCCGGGCGGTTTTGGACTCGACGACGCCGTGCAGGTTGCCCGGATGCTCGATGACGAAGGAATCGACGCCATCGAGGTTTCCGGCGGCACTCCCGCCTCCGGCGAATTCACCCCGGTACGGCAGGAGATCGAAACCAGGGAACAGGAGGCTTATAATCTCCCCTTCGCCTACCGGATCAAGAACGTGGTTTCCTGCCCGGTAATGGTGGTCGGCGGCATCCGCTCCCTCGATGTCGCCGAAGGGATCATCCGCCGCGAAGAAGCCGACTACATTTCACTCTCCCGCCCCCTGATCCGCGAACCCAACCTCCCCCGGCGCTGGCAGGAAGGGAACGAAGCCCGGGCGCGCTGCATCTCCTGCAACGGCTGCTTCAAGCCGGGACTGAGCGAGCACGGCATCTACTGCGTGGTCGACCGCATCGAGCAGGAAAGCCGGGGAAGAACTCTTTAG
- a CDS encoding AEC family transporter produces MANIMLLIVCFAAGIILRRTGRFPESTPQALNGFIIYISLPAIALLHIHRLQLDLSLAYTASMAWLLFGAGMLFFRFAGRAAGLSQETIGALMLVGGLGNTSFVGLPMIEAFYGKEYLGIGLIADQLGSFLVLSTFGILTATVYSSGAVSARQIIRKIVLFPPFQAVVLALLLKPVLFPGWLEIVLQKIGDTLTPLALASVGFQLQLSQLRGELKPLSLGLLYKLLIGPGLIALLFIGLLGGSGPVIRVTLFEAAMAPMISAGIIAVDHQLNPPLVTLLLGIGIPLSFLTLTGWWWLLQHM; encoded by the coding sequence ATGGCGAATATCATGCTGCTCATTGTCTGCTTTGCCGCCGGCATCATTCTCCGCCGGACCGGCCGTTTCCCGGAAAGCACCCCCCAGGCCCTCAACGGCTTCATCATCTACATTTCGCTCCCCGCCATCGCCCTGCTCCATATCCACAGGCTCCAGCTCGACCTTTCACTGGCCTACACCGCCAGCATGGCCTGGCTCCTGTTCGGTGCCGGCATGCTCTTTTTCCGGTTCGCCGGCCGGGCCGCCGGGCTGTCGCAGGAAACGATCGGCGCACTGATGCTGGTAGGTGGGCTCGGCAATACCTCCTTCGTCGGGCTGCCGATGATCGAGGCGTTCTACGGCAAGGAGTACCTCGGGATTGGCCTGATTGCCGACCAGCTCGGCTCCTTTCTGGTCCTCTCCACCTTCGGCATCCTTACCGCCACCGTTTACTCGTCGGGCGCCGTCTCTGCCCGCCAGATCATCCGGAAAATCGTTTTGTTCCCCCCGTTCCAGGCAGTGGTCCTGGCCCTGCTCCTCAAACCGGTTCTCTTCCCCGGCTGGCTGGAGATCGTCCTGCAGAAGATCGGCGATACCCTGACGCCGCTGGCACTGGCCTCGGTCGGTTTCCAGTTGCAGCTCAGCCAGCTGCGCGGCGAGCTGAAGCCGCTGTCCCTCGGCCTCCTTTACAAACTGCTGATCGGCCCGGGGCTGATCGCCCTTCTTTTCATCGGCCTGCTTGGCGGCAGCGGCCCCGTCATCCGGGTAACCCTGTTCGAAGCTGCCATGGCACCGATGATCTCCGCCGGCATCATCGCCGTCGACCACCAGCTCAATCCCCCCTTGGTGACGCTACTGCTCGGCATCGGCATCCCGCTCTCCTTCCTCACCCTTACCGGCTGGTGGTGGTTGTTGCAGCACATGTAA
- a CDS encoding putative DNA modification/repair radical SAM protein, with translation MTDPGSLEEKLAILAEGAKYDISCASSGSSRRNRHGIGNAASCGICHSWTADGRCVSLLKILLTNACIYDCAYCINRRSNDTRRVILTPAEVAELTIGFYRRNFIEGLFLSTGVVRNPDYTMELLIEAIRTLRETYRFNGYIHVKVVPGADLLLVERAGRYADRVSVNMELPTREGLALLAPDKSREAIVTPMRRVGALIVQTKAERKVSRTVPPFAPAGQSTQLIVGASGENDLQIVRLSAGLYDRLAMKRVYYSAFVPVNRDNRLPAPVDTPPLLREHRLYQADWLLRYYGFAPDEILDDDRPFLDLTLDPKADWALRHLELFPVEVNRAPYEILLRVPGIGVRSAERIVRARRGGHLALDSLAKLGVVMKRARYFITARGQFAADLSPDAAGLRSRLAERPTRDRWNQPSLFDDHGRGDWRSTITGEL, from the coding sequence ATGACCGATCCCGGCAGCCTCGAAGAAAAACTGGCCATTCTGGCCGAAGGCGCCAAATACGATATCTCCTGCGCCTCGAGCGGCAGCAGTCGCCGCAATCGGCACGGGATCGGCAACGCGGCATCGTGCGGTATCTGCCACAGCTGGACCGCCGACGGCCGCTGCGTCTCGCTGCTCAAGATTCTCCTCACCAACGCCTGCATCTACGACTGTGCCTACTGCATCAACCGGCGGAGCAACGATACCCGCCGGGTAATCCTAACTCCGGCGGAAGTGGCCGAACTGACTATCGGCTTTTACCGGCGCAACTTCATCGAGGGGCTGTTTCTCAGCACCGGCGTGGTCCGCAATCCCGACTACACCATGGAGCTCTTGATCGAGGCGATCCGCACGTTGCGCGAAACCTACCGCTTCAACGGCTATATCCATGTCAAGGTCGTGCCGGGGGCCGACCTGCTGCTGGTCGAGCGGGCGGGGCGCTATGCGGACCGGGTGAGCGTCAATATGGAGCTGCCGACCAGGGAAGGATTGGCTCTGCTGGCGCCCGACAAGAGCCGCGAAGCGATCGTCACGCCGATGCGCCGGGTGGGTGCGCTGATCGTCCAGACCAAGGCCGAACGGAAGGTTTCCCGCACTGTCCCGCCGTTCGCCCCGGCCGGCCAGAGCACCCAGTTGATCGTCGGCGCCTCGGGGGAAAACGATCTGCAGATCGTCAGGCTCTCCGCCGGTCTCTACGACCGGCTGGCCATGAAACGGGTCTACTACTCGGCCTTCGTTCCGGTCAACCGCGACAACCGCCTCCCGGCGCCGGTCGATACGCCGCCGCTGCTGCGGGAACACCGTCTCTACCAGGCCGACTGGCTGCTCCGCTATTACGGCTTCGCCCCCGATGAGATCCTCGATGACGACCGCCCCTTCCTCGACCTGACGCTCGACCCGAAAGCCGACTGGGCGCTGCGCCATCTGGAGCTCTTTCCCGTCGAGGTGAACCGCGCCCCTTACGAAATCCTGCTCCGGGTGCCAGGAATCGGGGTTCGGTCGGCGGAACGGATCGTTCGGGCCCGACGCGGCGGGCACCTGGCGCTCGACTCCCTGGCCAAGCTCGGAGTCGTGATGAAACGGGCCCGCTACTTCATCACCGCCCGCGGCCAGTTCGCCGCCGACCTCTCGCCCGATGCCGCCGGTCTGCGCAGCCGGTTGGCCGAGCGGCCGACCCGCGACCGCTGGAATCAGCCGTCGCTGTTCGATGACCACGGCCGCGGCGACTGGCGCTCGACCATCACCGGAGAACTCTGA